In Lysinibacillus sp. FSL M8-0337, the following proteins share a genomic window:
- a CDS encoding TcpE family conjugal transfer membrane protein — protein sequence MNNKIPLYVLNNFLKFERKIYQVFGLQLGRALSVKTVIYFFAIGAMEVIIYNTPVIGNLINWLPFSILLLIPIGLAWLLADVVTEGRSPIYFFQSFLAYQKRKYLDKQSFFRGRSIAKQREYQFRGYMTVRESKEESILQGTHPEYDVIEKAKLESHKNGLLQNLVINDIEETKEPVLVRPSLASENETPNTNDALNDVHNDEESNVNNVSLVHFEKENPTPQSGVKREKENRKKKALNINPYKESKRKTSLWQFLIMAMRYRARTKNTKKKSKRK from the coding sequence TTGAACAACAAAATCCCGTTATATGTACTGAATAATTTTTTGAAGTTTGAAAGGAAAATTTATCAAGTTTTCGGATTGCAACTAGGGCGAGCTTTAAGTGTAAAAACCGTTATTTATTTCTTTGCAATAGGTGCGATGGAAGTGATTATTTATAACACACCTGTGATTGGAAATTTGATAAATTGGTTGCCTTTCTCAATCCTATTGTTAATCCCAATTGGTCTAGCTTGGCTGTTGGCAGATGTAGTAACAGAGGGGCGTTCCCCCATTTATTTTTTTCAATCATTCCTTGCTTATCAAAAAAGAAAGTACCTAGATAAGCAATCATTTTTTAGAGGACGTTCGATAGCAAAACAGAGAGAGTATCAATTTCGAGGATATATGACAGTTCGAGAATCTAAGGAAGAATCCATTTTGCAAGGCACTCATCCAGAATATGACGTGATAGAAAAGGCAAAGTTAGAAAGTCATAAGAATGGATTATTACAGAACCTTGTTATTAATGACATTGAGGAAACAAAAGAACCTGTTTTAGTTCGTCCATCCTTAGCCAGTGAGAATGAAACACCAAATACAAATGATGCTTTAAACGATGTCCATAACGATGAAGAATCAAATGTAAATAATGTATCTCTTGTGCACTTTGAAAAGGAAAATCCAACTCCACAATCTGGAGTGAAGAGAGAAAAAGAAAATAGAAAGAAGAAAGCATTGAATATCAACCCTTATAAAGAGAGCAAAAGAAAAACATCATTATGGCAATTTTTAATTATGGCTATGAGGTATAGGGCAAGAACCAAAAATACAAAAAAGAAATCAAAAAGAAAGTGA
- a CDS encoding NlpC/P60 family protein translates to MNEQNLTKESKSKGLFIGSALLGIGCLPIVLFFTVILGILSFVLITDDNDANKNAFGTFCRAEGQVDMAAFSSVLSNAGVFRRMDDTFISIANEFGIDPVLMAAIALHETGYGTSNAVVNNNNPGGLMNPATGSKQLYLFNTIEEGLRAMGKTLHNRIIKDGLNTIEKLGAVYAPIGASNDPNNLNSHWVPNVTKITADLGGLTLNCEAEVEMLGNEAFQIILNEMLKYQGWGYVWGGYSPSTGFDCSGLMQWGYRMAGITLPRTSYEQYKASTPITRSDLQPGDLIFFKTASYAPVTHVGMYVGNDQMFNANDSGVEYSNPFDAYWGSRIVGYGRVGNFSN, encoded by the coding sequence GTGAATGAACAAAACTTAACAAAGGAGAGTAAAAGCAAAGGGCTATTCATAGGCTCAGCATTATTAGGGATAGGATGCTTACCTATCGTTTTGTTCTTTACTGTCATCTTAGGAATACTTTCATTTGTATTGATTACAGATGACAATGACGCAAATAAAAATGCTTTTGGTACTTTCTGCAGAGCAGAAGGACAAGTTGACATGGCTGCCTTTAGTAGCGTGTTATCAAATGCTGGAGTTTTTAGAAGAATGGACGACACCTTTATTTCAATAGCAAATGAATTTGGTATTGATCCAGTGTTAATGGCTGCTATTGCTCTGCATGAAACTGGTTATGGGACTTCAAATGCTGTCGTAAATAATAATAATCCTGGTGGTTTAATGAACCCAGCGACAGGAAGTAAACAATTATATCTTTTTAATACTATAGAAGAAGGTTTGCGTGCGATGGGCAAAACGTTACACAATCGAATTATTAAAGATGGACTCAATACGATTGAAAAATTAGGAGCAGTTTATGCGCCGATTGGGGCTAGTAATGACCCTAATAATCTAAACAGTCATTGGGTGCCTAATGTAACTAAAATTACTGCAGATTTAGGTGGTCTAACACTAAATTGTGAAGCGGAAGTGGAGATGTTAGGGAATGAAGCGTTTCAAATTATTCTTAACGAAATGTTGAAGTATCAGGGCTGGGGATATGTGTGGGGAGGTTATTCCCCATCTACTGGTTTTGATTGTTCTGGACTCATGCAGTGGGGATACAGAATGGCAGGCATTACGTTGCCTAGAACATCTTATGAACAATATAAAGCAAGTACACCGATAACAAGAAGTGATTTACAACCAGGCGATTTAATCTTTTTTAAGACGGCTAGTTATGCTCCCGTAACACATGTAGGAATGTATGTTGGAAATGACCAAATGTTTAATGCAAATGATTCGGGAGTTGAGTATTCAAATCCATTTGATGCTTATTGGGGATCAAGAATTGTAGGATACGGTCGCGTTGGCAATTTTTCTAATTAA
- a CDS encoding ATP-binding protein, translating to MKINFPIKHIDGNLIFGHDDTVWAWYKVGGFNYDFLDDDEKVSPFLQQVSFLANVGLDLHYLSIPSPTDITGILDATIEEMKTKTYPLRENGIAFMEQVKKALENEKELNESNEYHDYVGIQLDKRKNKYVSGNIGINTLNAMKAFFDGFNSPLYRAVGLYPHDILESDIQAYRSQAASIEATVANGFSSRVSKVKTYELVYIIEKLYSTRNNHSDVAIRHAFKVGQEVEGIDDENKKYKAIRSNKKDFIDLQNTNIEEISPKELLLSRITEDNEIEELFVQNLVISDMKDVLYHPGSEWLYHLKMQMPFPVTISIRMDHQPNEMVKKKLTNTKLEIHDQRKEAWKGGQQVDMSVAVSEEGTVQMENYFTQTGYPGFACSFILKVTGESSQQLKTRVELLRDELSKFGINILSPYGEQLSLFMEMIPGSKKIREDYKIEVAPGILAGMMFGATTNIGDNRGFYIGYSSRLAKPVFIQPDLAAKAFEGLGNIVDSISVLVAGMTGKGKSFFMNLFVYLSTLTGSKGVIIDPKGDRKGWERGLPFIPKEFINVWTLGADPEDAGSLDPFRTSTSIEEARDITMDILSYLANIDIDDDAYSILSQAVEEAGNSDDPCIGVVLSHLEYLYQNKPENMSQKRFEALESLINTITTLKRSQLSMLLFGEVGQNFKTLQHDKPLQVLMIQNLKLPTAKDENKKRPIHMISEAIMISITAWTKQYMFNSERNTHKYILQDEASAIERSAIGSELMDFIIRMGRYYNTTLLKGSQNASDHGKDVANMGMKFSFGLRKTSEAEEMLDYLNLPKIKSNVEKLKTLDRGECLFQDIYGRSAVIRINPVFIELYDAFDSSTSSTEEREREKARITG from the coding sequence TTGAAAATAAATTTTCCTATCAAACACATCGATGGAAATTTAATCTTTGGTCATGATGATACAGTATGGGCGTGGTACAAAGTTGGTGGCTTTAATTATGACTTTTTAGATGATGATGAAAAAGTAAGTCCATTTCTGCAACAAGTATCATTCCTAGCGAATGTCGGCTTGGATTTACACTATCTATCGATTCCAAGTCCAACGGATATAACAGGCATTCTGGATGCGACAATCGAAGAAATGAAAACGAAAACGTATCCTTTAAGAGAGAATGGCATTGCATTTATGGAACAGGTTAAGAAAGCTTTAGAAAATGAAAAAGAGTTGAATGAATCCAACGAATATCATGATTACGTGGGTATTCAATTAGATAAAAGGAAAAATAAATACGTTTCTGGAAATATCGGTATTAATACATTGAATGCGATGAAGGCTTTTTTCGATGGTTTTAATTCACCATTATATCGAGCGGTAGGCTTATACCCTCATGATATTTTAGAAAGTGATATTCAGGCGTACCGAAGTCAAGCCGCTTCTATTGAAGCAACCGTTGCAAATGGCTTTTCTTCTAGAGTAAGTAAGGTAAAAACATATGAGCTTGTCTATATTATTGAGAAATTATATAGCACTCGAAATAATCATTCCGATGTTGCCATACGGCATGCGTTTAAAGTAGGACAAGAAGTAGAAGGTATCGACGATGAAAATAAGAAATACAAAGCTATTCGAAGCAATAAAAAAGACTTTATCGATTTGCAGAATACCAACATAGAAGAAATTAGTCCGAAAGAGCTTCTATTAAGTCGAATTACTGAAGACAATGAAATTGAAGAATTGTTCGTTCAAAACTTAGTCATTTCGGATATGAAAGATGTGCTTTACCATCCTGGCAGTGAGTGGCTATATCATTTAAAGATGCAAATGCCATTCCCTGTTACGATTTCAATCAGAATGGATCATCAACCGAATGAAATGGTGAAAAAGAAATTAACGAATACAAAATTAGAAATTCATGACCAACGTAAAGAAGCATGGAAAGGTGGCCAACAGGTCGATATGAGTGTGGCTGTATCAGAGGAAGGTACCGTGCAAATGGAAAACTACTTTACGCAAACCGGTTACCCCGGCTTCGCATGTTCGTTTATTTTAAAAGTTACGGGTGAAAGTTCACAACAATTAAAAACACGGGTTGAATTATTACGAGATGAATTATCGAAATTCGGTATAAATATCTTATCGCCTTATGGTGAACAACTTTCCTTGTTTATGGAAATGATACCGGGCTCAAAGAAAATCCGGGAAGATTACAAGATTGAAGTAGCGCCAGGGATTTTAGCAGGTATGATGTTTGGCGCAACTACCAATATTGGTGATAATCGAGGATTTTATATCGGTTATTCTTCACGACTAGCTAAACCAGTTTTCATCCAGCCCGACCTAGCTGCCAAAGCGTTTGAAGGGTTAGGAAACATCGTGGATTCTATATCTGTACTAGTAGCTGGTATGACCGGTAAAGGTAAGTCGTTTTTTATGAATTTATTTGTATATCTTTCGACGCTAACAGGTTCAAAGGGAGTCATTATTGATCCAAAGGGAGACAGAAAAGGTTGGGAAAGAGGATTACCTTTTATACCGAAAGAGTTTATCAATGTTTGGACATTAGGTGCTGACCCAGAGGACGCAGGTTCTCTTGATCCTTTCCGAACAAGTACAAGTATCGAAGAAGCAAGAGATATTACGATGGATATCCTTTCATATTTAGCGAATATCGACATTGATGATGATGCTTATAGTATTTTAAGCCAAGCGGTTGAGGAAGCAGGTAATAGTGATGATCCATGTATTGGTGTTGTCCTGAGCCATTTAGAATACTTATATCAAAATAAACCAGAAAACATGTCTCAAAAGCGATTTGAAGCATTAGAATCCTTAATTAATACTATTACGACTTTAAAACGTAGTCAGTTGTCCATGTTATTGTTTGGTGAAGTAGGTCAAAATTTTAAAACGCTTCAACATGATAAGCCGCTGCAAGTGTTAATGATTCAAAATTTAAAATTGCCTACAGCTAAAGATGAAAATAAGAAAAGGCCAATTCATATGATTTCCGAAGCGATTATGATTTCCATTACGGCTTGGACTAAACAATACATGTTTAATAGTGAGCGAAACACACATAAATATATTCTTCAGGATGAAGCAAGTGCTATTGAACGAAGTGCCATCGGTTCAGAATTAATGGACTTCATCATTCGAATGGGTCGTTACTATAACACGACTTTATTAAAAGGCTCTCAAAATGCATCTGATCATGGTAAGGACGTTGCCAATATGGGAATGAAGTTTAGCTTTGGCTTAAGAAAAACAAGTGAAGCAGAAGAAATGTTGGATTATTTAAATTTACCGAAAATAAAAAGTAACGTTGAAAAATTAAAAACATTAGATCGAGGAGAGTGTTTATTCCAAGATATTTATGGTCGTTCAGCTGTGATTCGAATCAATCCGGTCTTTATAGAACTATACGATGCCTTTGATTCCTCTACTTCTTCAACAGAAGAAAGGGAACGAGAAAAGGCTAGGATTACGGGGTAA
- a CDS encoding S-layer homology domain-containing protein: protein MKKKSVKNKLIVSTLAAALAIPVMVAPFPTQHAEANGVVVLANNPFKDVKVNSPYYHIIHDMRDAGIINGYEDGTFRPTTTLSRQHAAALISRALKINNLSLDKTIEFKQPKDLSTSNPYYNDLKALMEAGLLETDRNGNLNPDKDLTRGEMSKILAVAFQLKVKADYVFGDVKGSKYEEYVKALYSNGVTTGYEDYTFKLDGSLTRVHYVLFMHRAMNLDENFVAKPIPAPQPKPEVEPKPNPTPPPQPETEQTSTSPIKYSDWSYHDIRTKIPRPEGYVAGEHEKANAEIVKTIMAENAHGYIASYSIREDAFKDSPYSFEELLHMYARQVGVSYDEYVSIVNRVIDTGEVYNGGTFTLYFDYQNGMVRESGVRNHTDY from the coding sequence ATGAAAAAGAAAAGTGTGAAGAACAAATTAATCGTATCAACTCTTGCGGCAGCCCTAGCTATTCCTGTGATGGTTGCACCGTTTCCTACTCAACACGCAGAAGCAAATGGGGTCGTTGTGTTAGCCAATAACCCATTCAAAGATGTAAAAGTGAATTCCCCATATTATCACATTATCCATGACATGCGCGATGCAGGCATTATTAATGGATACGAAGATGGAACATTCCGTCCAACTACTACGTTAAGCCGGCAACATGCAGCTGCATTAATTAGTCGTGCACTTAAAATTAATAATCTATCACTTGATAAAACAATAGAATTTAAGCAGCCAAAAGATTTAAGTACAAGCAATCCTTATTACAATGACCTCAAAGCATTGATGGAAGCTGGTCTTTTAGAAACAGATCGGAATGGCAACCTAAATCCAGATAAAGACTTAACTCGTGGAGAAATGTCTAAAATCTTAGCTGTTGCGTTCCAACTTAAAGTAAAAGCAGATTATGTTTTTGGGGATGTCAAAGGGTCAAAATATGAGGAATATGTTAAAGCACTATATTCGAATGGTGTAACAACGGGCTACGAAGATTATACGTTTAAGTTAGATGGTTCCTTAACACGTGTGCATTATGTATTGTTCATGCATCGAGCGATGAATCTAGATGAAAATTTCGTTGCTAAACCAATTCCAGCACCGCAACCAAAACCAGAAGTGGAACCTAAACCAAATCCAACACCTCCGCCTCAACCAGAAACAGAACAAACTAGTACAAGCCCAATCAAATATAGTGATTGGAGCTATCACGATATTAGAACAAAAATTCCTCGTCCAGAAGGGTATGTAGCAGGAGAGCATGAGAAGGCAAATGCAGAAATTGTTAAAACGATAATGGCAGAAAATGCACATGGTTATATTGCTTCATATTCCATTAGAGAAGATGCATTCAAGGATAGCCCATATTCTTTTGAAGAACTACTTCATATGTATGCTAGACAAGTTGGTGTTTCTTATGATGAGTATGTGAGTATTGTAAATCGTGTTATCGATACTGGTGAAGTATACAATGGTGGAACATTCACATTATATTTTGATTATCAGAATGGTATGGTTCGCGAATCAGGTGTAAGAAATCATACGGATTATTAA